A stretch of Clostridia bacterium DNA encodes these proteins:
- a CDS encoding CCA tRNA nucleotidyltransferase — protein sequence MMMPKEVNALVEELHKLGVRSYIVGGALRDLLLGMVPLDYDIAFKGNLDLLETIAKNYHTSRIDRIHGTLSMHFLEMKVEISLFRKEESYTDARHPLEISFNAELEEDLLRRDFVLNSMAYDCSTKEIVDPFKAREDLGKRPIDIRTTRPAAISFQEDALRMIRALRLFGRVSLVRQAEFSQEIKQALCSFRSQISLLRKEVVHRELLKIWNESNTGDTFSCIADLDVFQLIFPAIWGQQISTDMSCLNGHQPFTMKLAQFASCVGIPPMILYDGLGYNKKYWKKAEKMYHATRLLGGDAIELAKTELSNLDEKERRLVCRLYTQFYAKKTPLYVRICEKHEAITVYDLDIDAKELIALGLRKEQIGSGLRWLLQQVYLDESLNERDKLIQLLLERGK from the coding sequence ATGATGATGCCAAAAGAAGTGAATGCATTGGTAGAGGAATTGCATAAATTGGGGGTCAGATCTTATATCGTGGGCGGAGCTCTGAGGGACTTGCTTTTGGGCATGGTACCGCTAGATTACGATATCGCTTTTAAAGGTAATCTTGACTTATTGGAAACGATTGCAAAAAATTACCATACTAGTAGGATTGACCGCATCCACGGGACCTTGTCCATGCACTTTCTGGAAATGAAAGTTGAAATTAGCCTGTTTCGTAAGGAAGAAAGTTACACAGATGCAAGACATCCCCTTGAGATTAGCTTCAATGCTGAATTAGAAGAAGATCTTTTGCGCCGTGATTTTGTGCTCAATAGTATGGCTTACGATTGTAGCACAAAAGAAATCGTAGACCCATTTAAGGCGCGAGAAGATTTGGGGAAAAGACCGATAGATATCAGAACAACTCGACCTGCGGCCATTTCCTTTCAAGAAGATGCTTTGAGAATGATTCGGGCACTCCGTTTATTCGGGCGCGTGTCTTTAGTCAGACAAGCCGAGTTTTCCCAGGAAATAAAACAAGCGCTATGCTCTTTTCGTAGTCAAATATCGCTTCTTCGGAAGGAAGTAGTACATCGGGAACTTCTGAAAATATGGAATGAATCCAATACCGGGGATACCTTTTCTTGTATTGCGGATTTGGATGTTTTTCAACTTATATTTCCAGCTATTTGGGGCCAACAAATATCAACAGATATGTCGTGCTTGAACGGTCATCAGCCATTTACGATGAAACTGGCTCAATTTGCTAGTTGTGTTGGCATTCCACCCATGATTCTCTATGATGGACTAGGCTATAACAAAAAATACTGGAAAAAGGCTGAAAAAATGTATCATGCCACTAGATTGCTTGGTGGTGACGCAATTGAACTAGCCAAGACAGAACTTTCAAATTTGGATGAAAAAGAGCGGAGGCTAGTTTGTCGGTTGTATACACAGTTTTATGCAAAAAAAACACCGCTGTATGTTAGAATATGTGAGAAGCATGAGGCCATCACTGTGTACGATTTGGATATAGATGCGAAAGAACTTATCGCACTCGGTTTGCGAAAGGAACAAATTGGCTCTGGCCTACGTTGGTTGCTTCAACAGGTGTATTTGGATGAATCCTTGAATGAAAGAGATAAACTAATACAATTATTACTTGAGAGGGGAAAATAG
- the glpK gene encoding glycerol kinase GlpK, producing MQEYILALDQGTTSSRAIVFDAQGNIIAKAQQEFPQIYPEPGWVEHDPMVIWETQIAVAEDAKNQLGESQKIAAIGISNQRETVLVWDRVTGEPIYNAIVWQCRRTKEECQRLVKEGYAPMIQQKTGLVVDSYFSATKIKWILDHVPEARSRANAGELLFGTIDTWLLYRLTKGKVHATDCSNASRTMLFNIHKGDWDEELLTLFDIPRSMLPELHDSSYLYGVATEERLAGIPIGGMIGDQQAALFGQRCFAKGSAKITYGTGCFLLMNTGKVPVYSERGLLTTVAWKLDGQITYALEGSIFIAGALIQWLRDEMGLLKHASESEQMAKSVLDNGGVYLVPAFTGLGAPYWDMDARGIIVGLTRGSNKNHLVRAALEAICYQVKDVLDLMMEESGVPLRKLRVDGGAVTNDFLMQFQSQMLDTPVIRPKLVETTAFGAATLAGLATGFYSGMEDLDETLAIDRVFKPEIQTELREQYYHEWRRAVERSQHWIENRDVYGK from the coding sequence ATGCAGGAATACATCTTAGCATTAGACCAAGGGACCACGTCGTCACGAGCGATAGTATTTGATGCCCAGGGGAATATTATTGCCAAAGCACAACAGGAATTTCCACAGATTTATCCTGAGCCGGGTTGGGTAGAACATGACCCGATGGTGATTTGGGAAACTCAGATTGCGGTAGCAGAAGATGCTAAAAATCAGCTAGGGGAGAGTCAGAAAATTGCAGCAATCGGAATATCCAACCAACGGGAAACAGTATTGGTTTGGGATAGAGTAACGGGGGAACCAATATATAATGCTATCGTGTGGCAGTGCCGGCGCACCAAAGAAGAATGTCAACGTTTGGTCAAAGAAGGTTATGCACCGATGATCCAGCAAAAGACAGGCTTGGTGGTGGATAGCTATTTTTCAGCAACAAAGATTAAATGGATTTTGGACCATGTGCCAGAAGCAAGGTCGAGGGCGAATGCAGGTGAACTGCTTTTTGGTACCATAGATACTTGGCTTTTGTATCGTTTGACGAAGGGGAAAGTGCATGCAACTGACTGCAGTAATGCATCCCGTACCATGCTTTTTAATATTCATAAAGGAGACTGGGATGAGGAATTGCTTACGTTGTTTGACATACCGCGTAGCATGTTGCCAGAACTACATGATTCATCCTATCTTTATGGTGTTGCAACAGAGGAAAGACTCGCGGGTATTCCCATAGGAGGAATGATTGGAGATCAACAGGCGGCGCTATTTGGTCAGCGTTGCTTTGCAAAAGGAAGTGCGAAAATCACATATGGAACAGGTTGCTTTCTTCTTATGAATACGGGCAAAGTGCCGGTGTATAGTGAAAGAGGACTTCTTACTACGGTGGCTTGGAAGCTTGATGGTCAGATAACCTATGCTTTAGAAGGTAGTATCTTTATTGCTGGTGCCCTAATCCAATGGCTCAGAGATGAGATGGGTTTGCTAAAGCATGCTTCTGAAAGTGAACAGATGGCGAAGAGTGTTTTAGACAATGGTGGTGTTTATTTGGTGCCGGCATTTACAGGACTAGGGGCACCCTATTGGGATATGGATGCTAGAGGAATTATTGTGGGTTTGACTCGAGGCTCAAACAAAAATCATCTTGTAAGAGCGGCCTTGGAAGCAATTTGCTATCAGGTGAAAGATGTCCTTGATTTGATGATGGAAGAATCTGGAGTTCCACTACGTAAACTGAGAGTAGATGGTGGCGCAGTTACCAATGATTTTCTAATGCAATTTCAAAGTCAAATGTTGGATACTCCTGTGATTAGACCTAAGCTAGTAGAAACAACGGCATTTGGTGCGGCAACATTGGCTGGTCTTGCTACAGGCTTTTATAGCGGTATGGAAGACCTAGATGAGACACTAGCAATCGACCGAGTTTTCAAACCTGAAATACAAACTGAATTACGAGAGCAATATTATCATGAGTGGAGGCGGGCTGTGGAACGTTCACAGCACTGGATAGAAAATAGGGATGTGTATGGAAAATAA
- a CDS encoding SDR family oxidoreductase codes for MGKLEGKIAMITGATSGIGKATALRFAKEGASLILTGRNEKSGKDLVETIKGMGHTAVFYRCDVSALADIDALTQTIDIEFEGIDILLNCAGIATAGTIENLSYEDWDYIFNVNVRSTFAFCKWAVPVMRKRGGGNIINVASTAGTVGADGLHAYSSSKGAVVLLTKSMAADYSKENIRANCLCPGATMTPMMDGLGEEGLQEFAKLIPAKRMAEADEIAGAALFLASDDSSFVYGATLISDGGFTAI; via the coding sequence ATGGGTAAACTAGAAGGAAAAATTGCCATGATCACAGGGGCTACTTCGGGCATTGGTAAGGCAACAGCCTTGCGTTTTGCCAAAGAAGGCGCCAGCTTAATTTTGACAGGAAGAAACGAAAAAAGTGGTAAAGACTTAGTTGAAACTATTAAGGGAATGGGACATACAGCAGTTTTTTATCGTTGCGATGTTTCTGCTTTGGCGGATATCGACGCACTAACCCAAACAATTGATATAGAGTTTGAGGGGATAGACATTTTACTAAACTGTGCTGGCATCGCAACCGCAGGTACCATAGAGAACTTAAGCTATGAGGATTGGGACTATATTTTTAACGTGAACGTGCGCTCAACCTTTGCTTTTTGTAAGTGGGCAGTACCCGTAATGCGTAAAAGGGGCGGTGGCAATATCATCAATGTGGCCTCAACTGCAGGTACCGTAGGCGCGGATGGATTGCATGCATATAGTTCTTCCAAAGGGGCTGTCGTGTTATTGACGAAGAGTATGGCTGCCGATTATTCTAAGGAAAATATCCGCGCTAACTGTTTGTGTCCAGGTGCAACGATGACACCAATGATGGATGGATTGGGAGAAGAAGGCCTACAGGAATTTGCCAAATTGATTCCTGCAAAGAGGATGGCTGAGGCAGATGAGATTGCTGGTGCGGCCTTATTCTTGGCAAGTGATGATTCTAGCTTTGTATACGGGGCAACATTGATTTCAGATGGTGGGTTTACAGCCATCTGA
- a CDS encoding class I SAM-dependent RNA methyltransferase, which produces MRLIATAAFGLEAIVKRELEELGLEPLLVENGKVYFAGGYPEMVKANFWLRTSDRVLLEMGTFPARTFDELFEGVRALPWEDWIHKNGIFPVEGKSVKSTLFSVSDCQRITKKAVAARLGQAYGMEWLDETDSLYKIQVSLLKDIATLTIDTSGVGLHKRGYRDYNAIAPLKETLAAAMVKLSYWDKNRPLVDPFCGSGTILIEAALIGMNMAPGLNREFAFESWSNFPKDIYSDMRDEAVDATDWDAKLNIVGSDRDLNALKLAERHIKRAGVEDQIRLVHADFHKMPFKGDYGVIICNPPYGERMGEKDEVEAMYRDMGDLFRTLPTWSKYVITSHRGFERLARKNADRKRKLYNGRIQCNYYQYYGPRPPKGDINE; this is translated from the coding sequence ATGAGATTGATTGCGACCGCGGCTTTCGGGTTAGAAGCCATCGTAAAAAGGGAATTGGAAGAACTGGGGCTTGAGCCCTTATTAGTTGAAAACGGGAAGGTCTACTTTGCTGGTGGCTATCCGGAGATGGTCAAGGCCAATTTTTGGCTTCGTACTTCGGATCGTGTACTCTTGGAGATGGGAACTTTTCCTGCCAGGACGTTTGATGAGTTATTTGAGGGCGTGCGTGCCTTGCCTTGGGAGGACTGGATTCATAAGAATGGTATTTTCCCGGTAGAAGGAAAATCGGTAAAATCTACACTGTTTAGTGTTTCTGACTGCCAGCGCATCACCAAGAAGGCTGTTGCAGCGCGTCTAGGCCAGGCCTATGGTATGGAGTGGCTGGATGAAACGGACTCTCTTTATAAGATTCAGGTATCCTTACTAAAAGATATTGCGACGCTAACCATTGACACGAGCGGAGTCGGATTACATAAACGTGGCTACCGTGACTATAATGCGATTGCACCACTAAAGGAAACGCTAGCTGCAGCGATGGTGAAGCTAAGCTATTGGGATAAAAACCGGCCCTTGGTTGATCCTTTTTGCGGTTCAGGGACAATTCTAATTGAAGCCGCACTGATAGGTATGAACATGGCGCCAGGATTGAATCGGGAATTTGCCTTTGAAAGTTGGTCTAATTTTCCGAAGGATATTTACAGTGATATGCGTGACGAGGCAGTGGATGCAACCGACTGGGATGCTAAACTGAATATAGTGGGTTCGGACCGAGATTTAAATGCCCTAAAGTTAGCTGAACGCCACATTAAAAGGGCAGGTGTAGAAGACCAAATTAGGCTAGTTCATGCGGATTTTCATAAAATGCCTTTCAAAGGGGACTATGGTGTCATCATCTGTAATCCGCCCTACGGCGAACGGATGGGCGAAAAGGATGAAGTTGAAGCGATGTACCGGGATATGGGGGATTTATTTCGAACACTTCCTACTTGGTCCAAATATGTAATTACCTCACATCGAGGATTTGAAAGATTGGCAAGAAAAAATGCCGACAGGAAGCGTAAACTATATAATGGGCGTATTCAGTGTAATTACTATCAATATTATGGGCCTAGACCCCCGAAAGGAGATATAAATGAGTAA
- a CDS encoding VOC family protein — translation MSKLTQGHVGIFVDDLSVSAKFYQEVLGGSLQEKLVLAKDLIIQHVLFGDFDIELVKQAGMVPTCDGPVNHLCFHANDAKAEYDRIVSGGYEIDEELEDNDDVAYFFFRGPNKERIEIMQRKRN, via the coding sequence ATGAGTAAATTAACGCAAGGACATGTGGGGATTTTTGTAGATGATTTGTCAGTATCTGCAAAATTTTACCAAGAAGTTTTAGGTGGAAGTTTACAAGAAAAATTGGTTTTAGCAAAAGATCTTATAATCCAACATGTTTTATTTGGAGATTTCGACATTGAATTGGTGAAACAGGCAGGTATGGTTCCAACTTGTGATGGACCGGTTAATCATTTGTGTTTTCATGCGAACGATGCAAAGGCGGAATATGACCGAATTGTGTCTGGCGGATATGAGATTGATGAAGAACTAGAGGACAATGACGATGTGGCCTATTTCTTTTTCAGAGGCCCGAACAAAGAACGCATAGAAATCATGCAGAGAAAAAGAAACTAG
- a CDS encoding phosphodiester glycosidase family protein, producing MRKIWILMPIVLSLTLGLMLSFALLKNPGNMALSASPGTIDTASIHQSLDILADDLNELRLDVESINGNLEQQAEEYAAQREKLQQLAKNAQDYKESSDDIYEAKIISLLGDPVGFSNTKSSSIMVFDFYKIDYRGFVAKVTPKQQKAISVRMAENSQRETTSVALKRAGGVLAINGGGFYSAVSQGKTVYLPLGNTVVAGELVGDFVPTYKNLTFTGFTNSGKLIGGEFETKEELMDTEPYAGVTFVPQLLSGGKKTAIPSQWAAAKQPRTIVGEYPNKDILMIVIDGRQSDWSSGVTLEEAQDVLIQLGIKEAYNLDGGGSTSMVFNGEVLNKPSDGVERPVVSNIIVQ from the coding sequence ATGAGAAAAATATGGATATTGATGCCCATAGTCCTTTCATTGACATTGGGGCTAATGTTATCTTTTGCTTTGTTAAAAAATCCAGGCAATATGGCCTTGTCTGCTAGTCCAGGAACCATAGACACGGCCTCTATACACCAATCGTTAGACATCCTAGCAGACGACTTGAATGAGCTACGTCTAGACGTGGAGTCAATTAATGGTAATTTAGAACAACAAGCTGAAGAATATGCTGCCCAACGGGAAAAATTGCAGCAATTGGCTAAAAATGCCCAAGATTACAAGGAATCTAGCGATGATATCTATGAGGCGAAGATTATCTCACTGTTAGGTGATCCCGTTGGATTTTCCAATACCAAGTCATCGAGTATTATGGTGTTCGACTTTTATAAGATAGACTACCGGGGATTTGTAGCCAAAGTAACGCCCAAACAGCAAAAAGCCATATCGGTACGCATGGCGGAAAATAGTCAGCGGGAGACGACTTCGGTGGCCCTTAAAAGGGCGGGTGGAGTTTTAGCAATCAATGGAGGTGGCTTTTATAGTGCTGTATCCCAAGGTAAAACCGTATACCTGCCACTAGGAAATACGGTAGTAGCGGGGGAATTAGTCGGAGATTTTGTTCCTACATACAAGAATCTAACCTTTACAGGATTTACCAATTCTGGGAAATTAATCGGTGGTGAATTTGAAACGAAGGAAGAATTGATGGACACAGAACCTTATGCTGGCGTGACATTCGTTCCCCAGTTACTTTCTGGAGGCAAGAAAACGGCAATCCCATCCCAATGGGCAGCTGCAAAGCAGCCTAGAACGATTGTGGGTGAGTATCCCAACAAGGATATACTGATGATTGTTATCGATGGACGTCAATCGGATTGGTCGTCTGGCGTTACCCTAGAAGAAGCACAGGATGTGCTTATCCAGTTGGGTATTAAGGAAGCGTATAATCTTGATGGGGGTGGTTCGACTTCTATGGTATTTAATGGAGAGGTATTGAACAAGCCTAGTGATGGCGTAGAGCGTCCTGTAGTTAGCAACATTATCGTACAATAA
- a CDS encoding HD domain-containing protein: MENSQISDLKTNQEVIGYYLVKEMTLKEGANGCYLDITLSDPTGVINAKVWKCDPKDANKYRKGTLVKVMARIAEFRGKAQMNIVKIRKANEEDGVKVEDFVAAAPFSGKDMYESVTEFARKIEDPDIRKVCFNFLESNRKELMYYPAAKAMHHAIRSGLLYHVLRMLQVAEGVSKVYTNLDRDLLFAGVILHDIEKVGELSSDELGLAEYTLEGELLGHLVMGVKNIEKYCDEANIPKEKSLVLQHMVLSHHQRPEYGSPKMPMIPEAEMLHYIDMMDARLYSFEDALKDVEPGEMSERVFSLDNRRVYRYKK, from the coding sequence ATGGAAAATTCACAGATCAGCGATTTAAAGACCAATCAGGAGGTGATTGGTTACTACTTGGTCAAGGAAATGACACTGAAAGAGGGGGCGAACGGCTGCTATTTAGATATTACTTTGTCTGATCCCACAGGTGTCATTAATGCCAAAGTATGGAAATGTGATCCTAAGGATGCCAACAAATATCGCAAGGGAACTCTAGTAAAAGTCATGGCAAGAATTGCCGAGTTTAGGGGTAAGGCTCAAATGAATATTGTGAAAATACGCAAGGCCAATGAAGAAGATGGCGTAAAGGTGGAAGATTTTGTAGCCGCTGCACCGTTTTCGGGTAAGGATATGTATGAGAGCGTTACGGAATTTGCCAGAAAAATAGAAGATCCAGATATTCGTAAAGTATGTTTTAATTTCTTAGAAAGCAACCGCAAGGAGCTTATGTATTATCCAGCAGCAAAGGCGATGCACCATGCGATTCGGAGTGGTTTGCTCTATCATGTATTGCGCATGCTACAAGTAGCTGAAGGCGTGAGTAAAGTATATACAAACTTGGATAGGGATTTGCTTTTTGCGGGGGTCATCCTGCATGATATAGAAAAAGTGGGAGAACTATCGTCGGATGAATTAGGCCTTGCGGAATATACCTTGGAGGGTGAATTGCTGGGGCACCTTGTTATGGGGGTCAAGAACATCGAAAAATACTGCGATGAAGCCAATATTCCTAAGGAAAAATCGCTAGTTTTACAACATATGGTTTTGTCACATCATCAGCGACCGGAATATGGAAGTCCCAAAATGCCCATGATTCCCGAAGCAGAAATGCTCCACTATATCGATATGATGGATGCGAGACTATACAGTTTTGAAGATGCTTTGAAGGATGTTGAACCTGGAGAAATGAGCGAGCGTGTGTTCTCTTTGGATAATAGGCGAGTATACCGATATAAGAAATAG
- a CDS encoding IS110 family transposase: MIYVGIDVAKNKHDCFIVDSEGEIIHNVFTFKNSRQGFNLLLQTIPDVSHSQILIGLEATGHYSNNLINFLTENNLPVIILNPLQTSLFRKAQTLRKTKTDSVDAKTITMMLRTGDFKSHSPVSYHHRELKSLSRHRSRLVKTRASYKMSITRLLDIVFPELPALVWSIHQASVYQLLLAFPNTREIADAHLTKLTHVLSKASHGRYGKEEAVAIRDSARTSIGTCSPSLSYELKQTIHLIQNLQNEIKELDQIIEQLVGELNSPLLSIPGISHRLAAVILSEIGDITRFESPAKLLAFAGLDPSTHQSGKFTATQTRMVKRGSPYLRWALLQAARLIVMRDATFKEYYKKKRSEGKHHYVALSHTTKKLIRVIFKLLSSNQNYVEQ; encoded by the coding sequence ATGATCTATGTTGGTATCGATGTCGCCAAGAATAAACATGACTGCTTTATTGTTGATTCGGAGGGTGAAATCATCCATAACGTATTCACCTTCAAAAACTCTCGCCAGGGTTTCAACCTATTACTGCAAACCATTCCTGACGTGAGTCACTCGCAAATACTAATAGGACTTGAAGCCACTGGACATTACAGCAATAATCTCATCAACTTCCTGACAGAAAACAATCTTCCCGTGATTATTCTCAATCCTCTGCAAACCAGTCTTTTCAGAAAAGCTCAAACGCTTAGAAAGACCAAAACAGATTCGGTTGATGCAAAAACCATTACTATGATGCTCAGAACAGGTGACTTCAAATCCCACTCACCTGTATCTTACCACCATAGAGAGCTCAAGTCACTTTCTAGACACCGATCGCGTCTTGTCAAAACCAGAGCTTCTTACAAAATGTCCATCACTAGATTGTTAGATATCGTTTTCCCGGAGCTCCCAGCCTTGGTCTGGTCTATCCATCAGGCTTCTGTCTATCAGCTCCTACTGGCTTTTCCTAACACTCGAGAAATTGCCGATGCTCACCTAACCAAGCTTACTCATGTCCTTAGTAAAGCTTCCCATGGACGTTATGGAAAAGAAGAAGCTGTAGCTATTCGTGATTCTGCCAGAACATCTATTGGCACATGTTCACCATCTTTATCCTATGAACTTAAGCAAACCATTCACTTGATACAAAACCTGCAGAACGAGATTAAAGAGCTGGATCAAATAATTGAACAGCTTGTTGGTGAACTGAATTCTCCCTTGCTCAGCATACCTGGCATTTCCCATCGGTTGGCAGCTGTCATCCTCTCGGAAATCGGAGACATCACCAGGTTTGAATCTCCCGCTAAGCTGCTTGCCTTCGCAGGGTTGGATCCATCCACACATCAGTCTGGCAAGTTCACAGCGACTCAAACCAGAATGGTCAAGCGAGGATCCCCTTACTTGCGCTGGGCCCTCCTGCAAGCCGCCAGGTTGATTGTGATGCGAGATGCGACCTTCAAAGAGTACTATAAGAAGAAACGTTCTGAAGGCAAACATCACTATGTCGCTCTGTCTCATACAACTAAAAAGCTGATCCGGGTCATCTTTAAACTATTGTCTAGCAACCAGAACTATGTCGAGCAGTAG